Proteins found in one Pelobacter seleniigenes DSM 18267 genomic segment:
- the minC gene encoding septum site-determining protein MinC: MKTAAVDIKGSTLSVLVLRINETDQNLLFEQLAEKLAKSSTLLSRIPYLIDMTLVDEDLQQEFDLVRLITYLRSLGATPIAVRGVGAQLEGQAIEAGLGVLSAPKQKNSAHSSGSGEEEDDQQGANPEESLNAAAEPNNNTAGKTKIITRTVRSGQQIFAPGDLVVLSSVNAGAEVLARGNIHIYGTLRGRALAGIEGDETVAIFCAQCNPELIAVAGNYMVNESLDRKVINQSVMISLDKDGLIFRSLGLRQPKI; this comes from the coding sequence TTGAAAACAGCAGCTGTGGATATCAAGGGGAGCACCCTTTCCGTACTGGTATTGCGGATTAATGAAACTGATCAGAACCTTCTGTTTGAACAGTTGGCAGAGAAATTAGCAAAGAGCAGCACCTTACTCTCCAGGATTCCGTATCTTATCGATATGACCCTGGTTGATGAGGATCTGCAGCAGGAGTTCGATCTTGTGCGTCTTATCACGTACCTGCGGTCATTGGGGGCGACTCCAATTGCCGTGCGTGGCGTGGGAGCTCAGCTTGAAGGTCAGGCGATTGAGGCGGGACTTGGTGTGCTGTCGGCCCCAAAACAGAAAAATTCGGCCCATTCTTCCGGTTCCGGGGAGGAAGAGGATGACCAGCAGGGCGCAAATCCGGAAGAGAGCCTGAACGCCGCTGCCGAGCCAAATAACAATACAGCGGGCAAAACCAAGATCATCACCCGGACGGTCCGCTCCGGGCAGCAGATTTTTGCTCCGGGCGATCTGGTTGTGCTGTCTTCGGTCAATGCCGGAGCCGAGGTTCTGGCCAGGGGGAATATCCATATCTACGGAACCCTGCGGGGACGAGCCCTGGCAGGGATCGAAGGGGATGAGACCGTGGCGATTTTCTGTGCCCAATGCAACCCCGAACTGATTGCTGTTGCTGGCAATTACATGGTCAATGAATCGCTTGACCGCAAGGTTATTAATCAAAGCGTCATGATCAGTTTGGATAAAGACGGCTTGATTTTCCGCTCCCTCGGGCTGCGGCAGCCGAAGATATAA
- a CDS encoding DUF6485 family protein, with protein MKSSQSGHCTCTNNACPSWGDCRPCVARHRDRKEIPGCFFTAAGEKTYDRSVENFIKDQTCGVPMA; from the coding sequence ATGAAGTCTTCGCAAAGCGGTCATTGTACCTGCACCAATAACGCCTGTCCTTCCTGGGGGGACTGTCGGCCCTGCGTGGCACGGCATCGTGACCGAAAGGAAATCCCGGGCTGTTTTTTTACCGCTGCAGGGGAGAAAACCTACGACCGGTCGGTTGAGAATTTCATCAAAGATCAGACTTGCGGAGTGCCGATGGCCTGA
- the minD gene encoding septum site-determining protein MinD, with translation MAKVVVVTSGKGGVGKTTTSAAFASGLALRGYKTVVIDFDVGLRNLDLVMGCERRVVYDLLNVIHKEGSLNQALIKDKRIENLAILPASQTRDKESLTIEGVGEVINALQERFDYIICDSPAGIEKGAITAMYYADEALVVTNPEVSSVRDSDRIIGMLASKTKKAEEGQAVQEHLVVTRYDPLRVQKGEMLSVDDVQEILAVPLLGVIPESKSVLVASNSGVPVVLDEKSDAGGAYFDTVDRFLGEERPFRYMDAPKNGFFSRIFGK, from the coding sequence TTGGCTAAAGTTGTTGTTGTAACATCTGGTAAGGGTGGCGTCGGCAAAACAACCACCAGTGCCGCATTTGCATCGGGACTGGCATTACGAGGATATAAAACCGTTGTTATCGATTTCGATGTCGGTTTGCGTAATCTCGATCTGGTCATGGGCTGCGAGAGAAGGGTTGTCTACGATCTTTTGAACGTTATCCATAAGGAAGGCTCGCTGAACCAGGCGCTCATCAAGGACAAGAGGATCGAGAATCTGGCTATTCTTCCGGCCTCGCAGACCAGGGATAAAGAATCGTTGACCATTGAGGGCGTCGGCGAAGTCATCAACGCACTTCAGGAGCGCTTCGACTATATCATCTGCGATTCACCGGCCGGTATCGAGAAGGGCGCCATTACCGCTATGTATTATGCTGATGAGGCTCTTGTCGTCACCAACCCCGAGGTTTCTTCGGTGCGCGACTCGGACCGGATAATCGGCATGCTGGCCAGCAAGACCAAAAAGGCAGAGGAAGGGCAGGCCGTTCAGGAACACCTGGTGGTGACCCGTTATGATCCCTTACGCGTCCAGAAGGGTGAAATGCTGAGCGTTGATGATGTCCAGGAAATCCTTGCTGTTCCTCTGCTCGGGGTCATCCCTGAGTCAAAGTCGGTGCTGGTTGCGTCCAACTCCGGGGTGCCGGTCGTTCTGGATGAGAAGAGCGACGCAGGCGGGGCATATTTTGATACAGTGGACAGGTTTCTCGGCGAAGAACGCCCGTTCCGCTATATGGACGCCCCGAAGAACGGTTTCTTCTCTCGCATATTTGGTAAGTGA
- a CDS encoding haloacid dehalogenase type II produces the protein MITLAFDVYGTLIDTHGLLAELEELVGEKAPAFSHTWREKQLEYSFRKGLMRKYEPFSVCTRQALDFTCAVHDANLSLERKEHLLRRYRALPAFADVQECLSRLKSTCFRLFAFSNGEPEALEELLTNAGIRSLFQGVVSVNETRSFKPNPDVYSYFLDQTDSVAEDAWLISSNPFDVIGAVSAGMKSAWVRRSQAAVFDPWGIEPTLTVTSLAELYTKLLRE, from the coding sequence ATGATAACTCTGGCTTTCGACGTTTATGGAACCCTGATAGACACGCATGGGCTTCTGGCCGAATTGGAAGAGCTGGTCGGCGAAAAAGCTCCGGCATTTTCACATACGTGGAGGGAAAAGCAGTTGGAATATTCCTTCCGCAAAGGCCTGATGCGGAAGTACGAACCATTTTCCGTATGTACTCGCCAGGCCCTTGATTTTACCTGCGCCGTTCATGACGCTAACTTGAGCCTGGAAAGAAAAGAGCACCTTTTGCGCCGTTATCGGGCTCTTCCGGCATTCGCCGATGTTCAGGAATGTCTGTCGCGTCTGAAGTCTACATGTTTTCGTCTCTTTGCATTTTCCAATGGCGAACCGGAAGCGCTTGAGGAATTACTGACCAACGCTGGAATACGGAGCCTATTTCAAGGAGTTGTCAGTGTGAATGAGACCCGGTCATTCAAACCGAATCCGGATGTTTACAGCTACTTTCTGGATCAAACAGATTCGGTAGCAGAAGATGCCTGGCTGATCTCAAGTAATCCTTTCGATGTGATCGGAGCCGTCTCCGCAGGGATGAAATCAGCATGGGTAAGGCGTTCGCAAGCTGCTGTCTTTGATCCCTGGGGAATAGAACCAACGCTGACCGTTACCAGCTTGGCGGAACTTTACACTAAGCTGTTGCGTGAATGA
- a CDS encoding insulinase family protein — MTQTNLIPGQTLHGFVVERIDALPSINATMIRLWHEQTGARFMHLDRDDDNHLFSVAFRTPPDDSTGVAHILEHTALCGSKRFPVRDPFFSMLKRSLNSFMNAMTASDWTMYPFSSMNRKDFNNLLEIYLDAAFFPRLTERDFSQEGHRLEFSEADNPASPLEYKGVVYNEMKGAMSDPSSLLSRRMDKHLYPTTTYGHNSGGEPEDIPDLTWQQLRDFHASYYHPSNAWFFSSGNLDLPELLAVVEDRVLRHFNKLELDSQVPLETGMTEPLRVTETYPLDAGEPLEKRSMVEVGWLGGDINDSFEQLAMSLLSTLLLGNPAAPLYKALLDSGLGANLAPGSGYHDDNRTTYFAAGLQGTDPQQSEAIETLILKTLEQVAEQGFSAERIEGAIHRLEFSNREVTGDSYPYALLLLMRMIGPWIHGGDPLTALNFEENLARLRQELAKGSFFEDLIRTRLLNNPRRVTLLLKPDPELGPRQEAETQARLEAIKNRLSEAEKSALIKQAAELKAAQEGPEDLSCLPTLELADIPAEERIASHETATVNGVTQYWFDQPTNGIGVASLHFSLDGLTAEQCQYLPIFGSLLTQVGAGGRDYLEMAARLEAVTGGVSARTSLLDDPTDLGRNFAGFEVKGKALVRNAGALFELMRDFICTPDFKDLQRLHTVLNQLQVSLENSVPQSGHTYAARMAASSLSATALQREQWSGLSQIALVRELAAKPVAELSGLAEFMTGIASALFSTACLQTAVTVEAANFAPFKDALADVLEQLPATAPNLSGKATEFSPQPSQQGLVWSLPVNYVARVFRAVPFNHPDSAALTVLSKLLRAEFLHREIREKGGAYGGLASYNNESGLFSMLSYRDPQLKRTLQVYDDAAQWAATGGFSDEAVKEAVLAVFSDLDKPLSPAGAGAHEFANIRQGMTSDMRNRMRKDLLAVDRTALQQVARTYLENGTSSVAVLAGETALLKANKELGSQALEIRKI, encoded by the coding sequence ATGACACAGACCAATCTTATTCCCGGACAGACTCTGCACGGGTTTGTCGTTGAAAGAATCGATGCCCTGCCGAGCATCAATGCCACCATGATCAGACTTTGGCATGAGCAGACGGGAGCGCGCTTCATGCACCTGGACAGAGATGACGATAATCATCTCTTTTCCGTTGCCTTCCGGACTCCACCGGATGATTCCACCGGGGTGGCACACATCCTGGAGCATACCGCCCTGTGCGGTTCAAAGCGGTTTCCTGTCCGCGATCCGTTTTTTTCCATGCTCAAGCGCAGCCTGAACAGCTTCATGAACGCCATGACCGCGAGCGATTGGACCATGTATCCGTTTTCCAGTATGAACCGCAAGGATTTCAATAATCTCCTGGAAATTTATCTGGATGCGGCGTTCTTTCCGCGGCTTACGGAACGGGATTTCAGCCAGGAAGGGCACCGGCTGGAGTTTTCCGAGGCCGACAATCCGGCGTCTCCACTTGAATACAAAGGGGTTGTCTACAATGAAATGAAAGGGGCGATGTCCGACCCGTCTTCGCTTTTGTCCCGGCGGATGGACAAGCATCTGTATCCGACCACCACCTATGGCCACAACTCCGGGGGGGAGCCGGAAGATATTCCCGACCTGACCTGGCAACAGCTCAGGGATTTTCATGCCAGCTATTATCATCCGAGCAACGCCTGGTTTTTCTCTTCCGGCAATCTGGATCTGCCGGAGCTGCTGGCGGTTGTTGAAGATCGGGTGCTGCGGCATTTCAACAAGCTCGAACTCGATTCGCAGGTCCCCCTCGAAACCGGCATGACAGAACCGTTGCGCGTTACCGAAACCTATCCGCTCGATGCGGGTGAACCCCTGGAAAAGAGATCGATGGTGGAAGTCGGCTGGCTGGGCGGCGATATTAACGACAGCTTTGAGCAGTTGGCCATGTCATTGCTGTCCACCCTGTTGCTGGGTAACCCGGCTGCTCCTTTGTACAAGGCCTTGCTCGATTCCGGGCTGGGTGCAAACCTGGCGCCGGGCAGCGGTTATCATGATGACAATCGCACCACCTATTTCGCCGCCGGTCTGCAGGGGACCGATCCGCAACAGAGCGAAGCGATCGAGACGCTGATCCTGAAAACTCTGGAGCAGGTTGCAGAGCAGGGTTTTTCGGCAGAGCGGATTGAGGGGGCCATTCATCGCCTCGAATTTTCCAACCGTGAAGTGACCGGCGACAGCTATCCGTACGCGTTGTTGTTGTTGATGCGCATGATCGGCCCTTGGATTCATGGGGGCGATCCGTTGACGGCTTTAAATTTCGAGGAGAATCTGGCCCGTTTGCGGCAGGAACTTGCCAAAGGATCCTTTTTTGAAGATCTGATCCGTACCCGGCTGTTGAACAATCCCCGCCGGGTGACTTTGTTGTTGAAGCCCGATCCAGAACTTGGTCCGCGCCAGGAAGCCGAGACCCAGGCCCGCCTCGAAGCCATCAAAAACCGGCTCAGCGAAGCTGAAAAATCCGCATTGATCAAACAGGCCGCAGAACTCAAGGCCGCGCAGGAAGGCCCCGAAGACCTGTCCTGCCTGCCGACCCTCGAGCTGGCCGACATCCCAGCTGAAGAACGGATTGCTTCCCATGAAACAGCAACTGTCAACGGGGTGACGCAGTATTGGTTCGATCAGCCGACCAACGGCATTGGGGTTGCTTCGCTGCACTTCAGTCTTGATGGTTTGACGGCTGAACAGTGTCAATACCTGCCAATTTTCGGCAGTCTGCTAACCCAGGTCGGAGCCGGAGGACGGGACTACCTGGAGATGGCTGCAAGGTTGGAAGCCGTGACCGGGGGAGTCTCGGCGCGAACTTCACTGCTCGACGACCCAACCGATCTGGGACGGAATTTTGCCGGGTTCGAAGTGAAAGGCAAAGCGCTGGTGCGCAATGCAGGAGCTCTGTTTGAATTGATGAGGGATTTTATCTGCACTCCCGATTTCAAGGATCTGCAGCGGTTGCATACAGTGTTGAACCAGTTGCAGGTTTCGCTGGAAAATTCGGTTCCCCAATCAGGGCACACCTACGCGGCGCGGATGGCTGCCTCCAGCCTTTCGGCCACAGCTTTGCAACGCGAACAATGGTCGGGACTTTCTCAGATTGCGCTGGTCCGGGAGCTGGCGGCCAAGCCGGTTGCAGAGTTGAGCGGGCTGGCCGAGTTCATGACTGGAATCGCCTCGGCTCTGTTTTCGACCGCTTGCCTGCAGACTGCGGTGACGGTTGAAGCAGCGAACTTTGCCCCTTTTAAAGACGCTCTGGCTGACGTTCTGGAGCAACTTCCTGCGACCGCTCCGAACCTGTCCGGGAAGGCAACGGAATTTTCTCCGCAGCCGTCGCAACAGGGGCTGGTCTGGTCCCTGCCGGTCAATTATGTCGCACGGGTTTTTCGGGCGGTGCCCTTCAATCATCCGGACAGCGCTGCCTTGACGGTCCTTTCCAAGCTACTGCGAGCTGAGTTTCTCCATCGTGAGATTCGGGAAAAGGGGGGCGCTTACGGTGGCCTGGCCAGCTATAACAACGAGTCCGGTCTGTTCAGTATGCTTTCTTACCGCGATCCGCAGCTGAAGCGGACCCTGCAGGTTTATGATGATGCCGCGCAGTGGGCGGCAACCGGCGGCTTCTCTGACGAGGCGGTCAAAGAAGCTGTCCTGGCGGTCTTCAGCGACCTGGATAAGCCACTGTCCCCGGCTGGTGCCGGCGCCCATGAATTTGCTAATATCCGCCAGGGCATGACCTCAGATATGCGTAACCGGATGCGCAAAGATCTGCTGGCCGTCGACCGGACCGCTTTGCAGCAGGTGGCCCGGACCTACCTGGAAAACGGGACGAGCTCGGTCGCGGTACTGGCCGGTGAGACTGCCCTGCTCAAAGCGAATAAGGAACTGGGATCACAAGCACTGGAGATCCGGAAAATCTGA
- a CDS encoding MerR family transcriptional regulator yields the protein MAKQYGLSRSTLLYYEHIGLLYPSRRSLAGYRVYFEKDRARLERICLYRQAGLSLDDIGKILSGPRHPEADVLENRLAELGREILQLRTQQHLVAALIKEQGRIPNEMPVDKQSWVAMLEKAGMDEQAMRRWHREFEVRSPQAHYEFLMSLGIDEQEAERIRQWAIADNFSG from the coding sequence ATGGCAAAACAGTATGGCCTGTCCCGCAGTACGCTGCTTTATTATGAGCATATCGGCCTCTTGTACCCTTCGCGGCGCTCATTGGCCGGCTACCGGGTCTATTTTGAGAAAGACCGCGCACGCCTTGAAAGAATCTGCCTGTACCGTCAGGCGGGCTTGTCCCTTGATGATATTGGGAAAATTCTGTCCGGACCGCGTCATCCTGAAGCGGATGTTCTCGAGAACCGCCTTGCTGAACTCGGCCGCGAGATTCTGCAGCTCAGGACGCAGCAGCACCTCGTCGCAGCCTTAATCAAGGAGCAAGGCCGCATTCCGAACGAGATGCCGGTGGACAAACAGAGCTGGGTCGCCATGCTCGAAAAAGCCGGTATGGATGAACAGGCGATGCGGCGCTGGCACCGTGAATTCGAGGTCCGTTCTCCTCAGGCCCACTACGAATTTCTCATGTCGCTTGGAATCGATGAACAGGAAGCCGAAAGAATTCGCCAGTGGGCCATAGCAGACAACTTTTCCGGATGA
- the rlmKL gene encoding bifunctional 23S rRNA (guanine(2069)-N(7))-methyltransferase RlmK/23S rRNA (guanine(2445)-N(2))-methyltransferase RlmL, which yields MNDVFFATAALGLEPLLADELATFGAQEIKPERAGVSFSGTLETAYRTCLWSRLASRVLLPLATFPAADPDDLYQAGLGINWAEQLSPDGSLAVHCTLIDSKITHSRFAALRIKDAIVDQFRSRYDRRPSVSLEQPDLSLNLHVHRDQATLSLDLSGASLHRRGYRIDGVHAPLKENLAAAILFRAGWPAICAAGGGLVDPMCGSGTLPLEAALLATDTAPGLLRDYYGFNRWLGHDAALWDELLEEARQRRQTGLAAKTPPLIGYDADSRAVKAAWDHAYKAGLDKKIHFERRTVRELVAPPNCASGLLVVNPPYGERLGEQSELPALYNLLGEKMAQHCQGWRAAVITSNLQLGRSIGLRAGKSNVLYNGALKCSLLQFELDETNHWQSLADGAGKSVKRKLSPGAEMFANRLQKNLKKLKKQADREQTDSFRIYDADLPEYAVAVDLYGDEVHLQEYHAPKTVDSRKAAQRLEDVQAALPQVLNLPEGNIHLKVRQRQKGLQQYEKQAQRGVFKEVHEGDCRFLVNLTDYLDTGLFLDHRLTRKLVQELAAGTRFLNLFAYTGAVTVHALRGGARETTTVDMSKTYLQWAARNIRLNGFSPERQELIQADCLHWLETAKGEYDLIFLDPPSFSNSKSMTTTFDVQRDHVDLLRRVSGLLAPGGTLIFSNNLRTFSMESAALPELEIEDISAKTIPFDFQRNPRIHNCWLIRKH from the coding sequence ATGAATGATGTTTTTTTTGCAACGGCGGCCCTTGGGCTTGAGCCTTTGCTGGCCGACGAATTGGCCACTTTCGGTGCGCAGGAGATCAAACCGGAGCGCGCCGGAGTCAGTTTTTCCGGGACCCTGGAAACCGCCTATCGAACCTGTCTCTGGTCGCGTCTGGCCAGCCGAGTGCTGTTGCCCCTGGCAACTTTTCCCGCCGCAGATCCCGATGACCTGTATCAGGCCGGGCTGGGGATCAACTGGGCCGAACAGCTGAGTCCGGACGGCAGCCTGGCCGTACATTGTACCCTGATCGACTCTAAGATCACCCACTCGCGTTTCGCGGCTTTGCGCATCAAAGATGCCATTGTCGACCAGTTTCGCTCCCGTTATGATCGCCGTCCGTCGGTCTCCCTGGAACAGCCGGATTTGAGTCTGAACCTGCACGTTCACCGCGATCAGGCGACCCTCAGTCTGGACCTCTCCGGAGCGAGCCTGCATCGGCGTGGTTATCGGATTGACGGGGTGCATGCCCCACTCAAGGAGAATCTTGCTGCGGCCATTTTATTCCGAGCCGGGTGGCCAGCCATTTGTGCCGCTGGCGGCGGGTTGGTCGATCCCATGTGCGGTTCCGGCACCTTGCCGCTGGAAGCGGCCTTGCTGGCGACCGACACGGCCCCCGGGCTGTTGCGCGATTATTACGGATTCAACCGCTGGCTGGGGCACGATGCCGCACTCTGGGATGAATTGCTGGAGGAAGCCCGGCAACGCCGCCAGACCGGACTGGCCGCTAAAACTCCGCCCCTGATCGGTTACGATGCCGACAGCCGCGCTGTAAAAGCAGCCTGGGACCATGCCTATAAGGCCGGGCTGGACAAAAAAATTCATTTTGAGCGGCGGACCGTCCGCGAGCTGGTTGCTCCGCCTAATTGCGCCAGCGGACTGCTGGTGGTCAACCCTCCTTATGGCGAACGGCTCGGGGAACAGAGTGAGCTGCCGGCCCTGTACAACCTGCTCGGAGAGAAAATGGCCCAACACTGCCAGGGCTGGCGGGCGGCGGTGATCACCTCCAATCTGCAACTGGGGCGCAGTATCGGGCTGCGGGCGGGCAAGAGCAACGTCCTCTACAATGGAGCCTTGAAGTGCAGCCTGCTGCAGTTTGAGTTGGATGAGACCAATCATTGGCAATCCCTGGCCGACGGGGCAGGGAAATCCGTCAAACGCAAGCTTTCCCCAGGCGCGGAAATGTTTGCCAACCGTTTGCAGAAGAATTTGAAAAAACTCAAAAAACAGGCTGATCGCGAACAAACCGACAGTTTCCGGATCTATGATGCCGATCTGCCGGAGTATGCGGTAGCTGTCGATCTGTACGGCGACGAGGTTCATCTGCAGGAGTATCACGCACCCAAGACGGTTGATTCCCGCAAGGCGGCGCAGCGGCTGGAGGATGTCCAGGCGGCTTTACCGCAGGTGCTGAATCTGCCCGAGGGGAACATCCATCTGAAGGTTCGGCAACGCCAGAAGGGGCTGCAACAGTACGAGAAACAGGCCCAGCGAGGTGTTTTCAAGGAAGTCCATGAAGGGGATTGCCGGTTTCTGGTGAATCTGACTGACTATCTCGACACCGGTTTGTTCCTTGACCATCGCCTGACCCGCAAGCTGGTGCAGGAGCTGGCGGCGGGAACCCGTTTTCTGAACCTGTTCGCCTATACCGGCGCAGTGACCGTACACGCTTTACGGGGAGGGGCGAGGGAAACGACCACGGTCGATATGTCCAAAACCTATCTGCAATGGGCGGCTAGGAATATCCGTCTGAACGGCTTTTCTCCTGAGCGGCAAGAGCTGATTCAGGCCGATTGCCTGCACTGGCTGGAAACGGCAAAAGGGGAATATGATTTGATTTTCCTCGATCCGCCGAGTTTCTCCAACTCCAAAAGTATGACCACGACTTTCGACGTTCAGCGCGACCATGTCGATTTGTTGAGGCGGGTCAGCGGTCTGCTGGCGCCCGGGGGAACGCTGATTTTTTCCAACAACCTGCGGACGTTCAGCATGGAGAGTGCCGCGTTGCCCGAGCTGGAGATCGAGGATATTTCGGCCAAGACCATCCCCTTTGATTTTCAACGCAACCCGCGAATTCATAATTGCTGGTTGATTCGCAAGCATTGA
- a CDS encoding penicillin-binding protein activator LpoB — MKSPWRLSLLLFVVFFLLLAAGCTGRVTTREVSPDEKVIYDEGYHFSDKKTIVADMVKSLLTKYPLDRATDRPVLIVYGIANRTSEHISTSAITDDIRQALLASGRVRFVNETQRENIQHETSYQYGGNVAAETRIARARQVGARYMLSGTLRSMEKDQPRQFRFKKKTLMYYSLNLELTDIQTGLIEWADSAEVIREASKPFIGW; from the coding sequence ATGAAATCACCCTGGCGGTTGTCCCTGTTGCTGTTTGTCGTGTTTTTTCTGCTGCTGGCCGCAGGCTGTACCGGCCGAGTCACGACCCGTGAAGTGAGCCCGGACGAAAAGGTTATTTATGACGAGGGTTACCACTTTTCCGACAAGAAAACCATTGTTGCCGACATGGTGAAGTCTTTGCTCACCAAGTATCCCCTTGACCGGGCTACGGATCGACCGGTGCTGATCGTGTATGGGATTGCCAACCGGACCAGCGAGCATATCAGCACCAGCGCGATCACCGATGATATCCGTCAGGCCTTGCTGGCCAGCGGCCGGGTTCGTTTTGTCAACGAGACCCAACGGGAAAATATCCAGCATGAAACCAGTTATCAGTACGGCGGCAATGTCGCGGCGGAGACGCGGATCGCCAGAGCCCGTCAGGTTGGTGCGCGCTATATGCTCAGCGGGACCCTGCGTTCCATGGAAAAGGACCAGCCCCGCCAGTTCCGGTTCAAAAAGAAAACCCTGATGTATTACAGCCTGAACCTGGAATTGACCGATATCCAGACCGGGCTGATCGAATGGGCGGACAGTGCCGAAGTGATCCGGGAAGCGTCCAAACCGTTTATCGGCTGGTGA